From the Euphorbia lathyris chromosome 6, ddEupLath1.1, whole genome shotgun sequence genome, one window contains:
- the LOC136232418 gene encoding putative F-box protein At3g16210, whose amino-acid sequence MDGKRRNTEQKAMVELLPEEIVTEILLRLPVKSLLRFKKVCKYWHSIINCTEFIKKHLHLARARAAGYYQHKKFFGPVFPDKNTYSWLLSKEGYDGSIHTEQFDFPYKLFFGHEKLIRISVSNCCDGLVCLIKDQWILIWNPSVPTDYKIIQSPLVSIKDIVAVGYHPMSDDYRIIKVSHECPINVDHISVEIFSLKSSSWKSKRIAKSYLIYYHTSRFIYAENGLHWIAMKFDEEENKYTECIIYFDLAEENLDYMNLPSKGFTCLALMNYNESIAIAGTNSESKQELWVLELHCGLKSSWNRISCFDFTPPFLPGLCSSTSTGETLVRLGKYDTKDKEKHSYYCLPASPYFESLLSPTKLQ is encoded by the coding sequence ATGGATGGAAAAAGGAGAAACACAGAACAAAAGGCTATGGTGGAATTGCTGCCGGAGGAAATTGTGACAGAAATTCTACTTAGGTTGCCTGTGAAATCTCTTTTGAGATTTAAGAAAGTTTGCAAGTATTGGCATTCCATTATAAACTGTACTGAGTTCATAAAAAAACATCTACATCTTGCTCGTGCTCGTGCTGCCGGTTACTATCAGCATAAGAAATTCTTTGGCCCTGTTTTTCCCGATAAGAATACTTATTCCTGGCTTTTGTCCAAAGAAGGTTATGATGGCAGTATACATACGGAACAATTTGATTTTCCCTATAAGCTTTTTTTCGGTCATGAAAAGTTGATTCGGATCAGCGTTTCTAACTGTTGTGATGGATTAGTATGTTTAATTAAAGATCAATGGATACTAATATGGAATCCATCTGTCCCGACTGACTATAAGATTATACAATCTCCATTGGTTTCAATCAAAGATATAGTCGCAGTGGGTTATCATCCTATGTCTGATGATTACAGGATTATAAAAGTGTCCCATGAATGCCCCATTAATGTAGATCACATTTCAGTTGAAATATTTTCATTGAAAAGCAGCTCATGGAAAAGCAAGAGGATCGCCAAAAGTTATTTGATCTATTATCATACTTCCAGGTTTATTTATGCAGAGAATGGTCTCCATTGGATTGCAATGAAGTTTGACGAAGAAGAAAATAAGTACACCgaatgtataatatattttgatttggcgGAAGAAAATTTGGATTATATGAATTTGCCTTCAAAAGGTTTCACTTGTTTAGCCTTGATGAATTACAATGAGTCTATAGCAATTGCGGGGACAAACTCTGAATCCAAGCAAGAGTTATGGGTACTCGAACTTCATTGTGGGTTGAAAAGCTCGTGGAACAGAATTTCATGTTTTGATTTTACTCCCCCTTTCCTCCCTGGCCTATGCAGCTCTACATCGACTGGAGAAACTTTGGTTCGACTTGGCAAATATGACACAAAAGATAAAGAGAAGCATTCTTACTACTGCTTGCCTGCATCTCCATACTTTGAGAGTCTACTTTCGCCTACAAAGTTGCAATAG